One genomic window of Polynucleobacter sp. HIN11 includes the following:
- a CDS encoding FkbM family methyltransferase: MLKQLHEITRFILNHPLTKQNKRRALIGFLRWQIAARLLRKKVIVPWVEDASFITAIGETGLTGNLYTGFMEYEDMLFLLHALRPDEIFVDVGANIGAFTILASKVVKAKSISFEPLPDTVDRLKDQIQINRINNVVSVRNKGVGDKTGALFFTNNNDTINKVSLAGNVENTTKVEVTTLDEELDNNAKYFFKIDVEGFEYNVIQGGKNILSSQNTIAMIIELNGSGDEFGHSNQDIHNKIISLNFTPIEYEPLSRTIHILNSYNKNGGNTIYVKDIDLIKERCKAAPRRCVHTANDIYI, translated from the coding sequence ATGCTAAAGCAACTTCACGAAATCACAAGATTCATTCTCAACCATCCACTAACAAAACAGAACAAGCGGAGAGCATTGATAGGTTTTTTGCGCTGGCAAATAGCAGCAAGATTATTAAGAAAAAAAGTAATAGTGCCGTGGGTTGAAGATGCGAGCTTTATTACAGCAATCGGCGAAACTGGACTAACTGGAAACTTATACACTGGCTTTATGGAGTATGAAGATATGCTCTTCTTGCTTCATGCACTTCGCCCAGATGAGATATTTGTTGATGTCGGCGCTAACATTGGAGCATTTACAATACTTGCTTCAAAAGTTGTAAAGGCAAAAAGTATATCCTTTGAGCCTTTACCAGATACCGTTGATAGATTAAAAGATCAAATACAAATAAATCGTATAAATAATGTCGTCAGCGTGAGAAACAAAGGGGTTGGAGACAAAACTGGTGCTTTGTTTTTCACAAATAATAATGACACAATAAACAAAGTAAGTCTGGCCGGCAATGTTGAAAATACAACGAAGGTAGAAGTAACTACATTAGATGAAGAACTTGATAACAATGCAAAGTATTTTTTCAAGATTGATGTAGAAGGTTTTGAATACAATGTTATTCAAGGTGGGAAAAATATTCTTTCATCTCAAAACACTATCGCAATGATAATAGAGTTGAATGGTAGCGGCGATGAGTTTGGACATAGCAATCAAGATATACACAATAAAATAATTAGCCTCAACTTTACGCCAATAGAATACGAACCACTCAGTCGCACAATACACATTTTAAATAGCTACAATAAAAATGGCGGCAATACGATTTACGTTAAAGATATTGATTTGATTAAGGAAAGATGTAAAGCAGCACCAAGACGCTGCGTTCATACAGCAAATGACATTTACATCTAA
- a CDS encoding FkbM family methyltransferase: protein MFEYRENPREIILSRVREFLYKKITVNSSTLFLKGGDIISIRPQIDGLHEPILTKLIETFSKSGYGDFLVDIGANIGLISCQTGKFFKEVHMFEPNPILCKILEANTAITLSKKLAVIYPIGLGESDRTVKLTVPKKNWGGAFIKDSINSYELSLLSSKDGFAKLDEENYFEVDIVIKNTAEFLKELFNRMRTKGLKHGVIKIDVEGYETVVLNGIASALPEDMRAYIIFESWSNKLNIEKILQAFEGRALAYKVIRRTP, encoded by the coding sequence ATGTTTGAGTATCGCGAAAACCCTCGAGAGATTATTTTAAGTAGAGTTAGGGAATTTTTGTACAAAAAAATTACAGTCAATAGCTCCACTCTTTTTCTAAAGGGTGGAGACATTATTTCTATCCGGCCACAGATTGATGGTCTACACGAACCTATCCTTACAAAACTAATTGAAACTTTTTCTAAATCTGGTTACGGAGATTTTTTGGTTGATATAGGTGCAAATATTGGTCTAATTTCATGTCAAACGGGGAAATTTTTTAAGGAGGTGCACATGTTTGAGCCAAATCCCATATTATGCAAGATATTGGAGGCAAATACTGCAATTACTCTCTCAAAAAAACTGGCTGTAATTTACCCTATCGGCCTTGGGGAGTCCGACAGAACTGTCAAGTTGACGGTTCCCAAGAAAAATTGGGGAGGAGCCTTTATAAAAGACTCAATAAATTCCTATGAATTAAGTTTGTTATCGAGTAAGGACGGCTTTGCAAAATTAGATGAGGAAAATTATTTTGAGGTGGATATAGTTATAAAAAATACTGCAGAATTTTTAAAAGAGTTATTCAATCGTATGAGGACAAAAGGGCTTAAACATGGAGTAATAAAAATAGATGTAGAGGGTTACGAGACAGTTGTATTAAATGGTATTGCAAGTGCTTTGCCAGAAGATATGCGAGCTTATATAATTTTTGAATCTTGGAGTAATAAATTAAATATAGAAAAAATCTTGCAAGCTTTTGAGGGTAGGGCGCTAGCTTACAAAGTAATAAGACGAACTCCTTAG
- a CDS encoding glycosyltransferase family 4 protein: MNLFVFGAAYITAFAQEKYVYIKEFNKDINIRIFTPKFIKGSFGYIERQRNKKLAKEEIVEIKSYFNSSHMKYLLDPFKIIFLLIKYRPERIHIEEDPYSIIAFEVILLKLLFSKKTKISFFLWDNLDRTPTFPKNIWKRFSNRYFLSLADFVVVGNIDGEKILRFNKKYNGKIYVLPQLGLNEKKYIYGDKTKRETINIGYAGRLVEEKGLRDLYNAFLKLNCPNKKLIILGSGPLLKEITEWMKILGDMMEYHPAIPHNEMPNFFKFIDIFVLPSVSTKRWKEQFGLVLAEAMMSGVPCVGSSSGAIPEVIGPGGLIYTEQDVKSLTLCLQTLVDNNDLRLSYGKRGQQFAKERYSLKSLSKKYIDIFNERA; the protein is encoded by the coding sequence ATGAATTTATTTGTATTTGGCGCAGCATATATTACAGCCTTTGCTCAAGAAAAATATGTTTATATTAAAGAATTTAATAAAGATATTAATATCAGGATATTTACACCTAAATTTATAAAAGGATCATTTGGCTATATTGAAAGGCAAAGAAATAAAAAACTTGCCAAAGAGGAAATTGTTGAGATAAAAAGTTACTTTAATTCGAGCCATATGAAGTACTTATTGGATCCATTTAAAATTATATTTTTACTTATAAAATACAGGCCAGAACGAATTCATATTGAAGAGGATCCATATTCAATTATCGCGTTTGAAGTTATATTATTAAAGCTTTTATTTAGCAAAAAAACTAAAATAAGCTTTTTTTTATGGGATAACTTAGACAGAACACCTACTTTTCCGAAAAATATTTGGAAGAGGTTTTCTAATCGATATTTTTTAAGCTTAGCGGATTTTGTAGTTGTAGGCAACATTGATGGCGAAAAAATATTAAGATTCAATAAAAAATACAATGGTAAAATTTACGTATTGCCTCAACTGGGATTGAATGAAAAAAAATACATTTATGGGGATAAAACAAAAAGAGAGACTATAAATATTGGTTATGCAGGAAGGCTTGTAGAAGAGAAAGGACTTAGAGATTTATATAATGCATTTCTCAAATTAAACTGTCCCAATAAAAAGTTAATAATTTTGGGATCCGGTCCATTGCTAAAAGAAATTACTGAATGGATGAAAATTTTAGGCGATATGATGGAATATCACCCAGCAATTCCCCATAATGAAATGCCTAACTTTTTCAAATTCATAGATATTTTTGTATTGCCATCCGTATCAACTAAAAGATGGAAGGAGCAGTTTGGATTAGTTCTTGCGGAGGCGATGATGTCAGGAGTCCCATGCGTAGGATCTTCTTCCGGAGCAATACCAGAAGTTATAGGGCCAGGCGGGCTAATTTATACTGAACAAGACGTAAAGTCATTAACTTTATGTTTACAAACTTTGGTTGACAATAATGACTTAAGGCTAAGTTATGGAAAAAGGGGGCAGCAATTCGCTAAAGAAAGATACTCACTTAAATCTCTTTCAAAAAAATATATAGATATATTTAATGAAAGAGCATAG
- a CDS encoding O-antigen polymerase, whose product MKEHSLKVAVLLLLTIANILLLINPGNIDVFNFSNLIGAVTYILILFIIYKKIIKISYYSVMLIMVFTSYVFLTYIYQSTSLFFGSNDISEGINLFGGIYTVTSLSEALFISYLCGAILFILSLNEKKSLFYDVNKYKIKKHDLIILILLYAISIFSFLYGEVGYLGVLKDSNDKISPIGAIVMLYTPVLPALSIALLHGYKKNKYIKISFIILNIFLLIFISFVGRRVFIFSILTMVIYQFSVHYEHIDIRKTILNRAFFLYFFAIIASIILFAIIRQSLPDIGEGTSIYAVLEYISDTKNYSGDIVGNTNQRAFILSYLAVLINYAKDSIGFPFYGMEFYNSMITSVPSFLIDSKNSVSPEEYIHPLIGLNIFDGPNTIITAGYNDFGFIGSICYPILLCILYKFFDYIFNRNYKLIRIFIKLIFIYNLLNFEQDLSQFTFVKLRDLLFLLTIIYILYKTIFKIYKNEDIINR is encoded by the coding sequence ATGAAAGAGCATAGTTTAAAGGTAGCAGTATTGCTACTGCTAACAATAGCAAATATATTACTATTAATTAATCCAGGAAATATTGACGTATTTAACTTTTCTAATTTGATAGGTGCAGTAACCTACATACTAATATTATTCATAATTTATAAGAAAATAATAAAAATAAGTTACTATTCAGTAATGTTAATAATGGTATTTACTTCGTATGTATTTTTAACATATATATACCAATCGACCTCATTATTTTTTGGATCAAACGATATTTCGGAAGGAATTAATCTATTTGGAGGTATTTATACAGTAACTTCATTGAGTGAGGCGTTATTTATAAGTTATCTTTGTGGGGCTATACTTTTTATATTATCTCTAAACGAGAAAAAAAGTTTATTTTATGATGTAAATAAATATAAGATAAAAAAACATGATCTTATAATATTAATTTTATTGTATGCGATTTCAATCTTCTCATTTTTATATGGTGAAGTTGGATATTTAGGTGTTTTGAAAGACAGTAATGACAAAATTAGCCCTATTGGAGCTATTGTCATGTTATATACACCAGTATTACCAGCACTTTCAATAGCACTATTACATGGCTATAAAAAAAATAAATATATAAAAATATCTTTCATTATTTTGAATATATTTTTGTTAATTTTTATTTCATTTGTAGGTCGTAGAGTATTTATATTTTCAATATTAACAATGGTAATTTATCAATTCAGTGTTCATTATGAACACATTGACATTAGAAAAACTATTCTTAATAGAGCATTTTTTTTATATTTTTTCGCAATTATTGCTAGTATAATTCTATTCGCTATAATTAGACAATCACTACCAGATATTGGAGAGGGAACATCAATATATGCCGTCTTAGAATATATTAGTGATACTAAAAATTATTCAGGAGACATAGTTGGCAATACAAATCAAAGAGCATTTATATTATCCTATCTGGCAGTATTAATAAATTACGCAAAAGACAGCATAGGTTTTCCGTTTTATGGGATGGAGTTTTATAATTCCATGATAACTTCAGTGCCATCTTTCTTAATAGACTCTAAGAATAGCGTATCACCAGAAGAATATATTCACCCTTTAATAGGCCTTAATATCTTTGACGGACCGAATACAATAATAACGGCAGGATATAACGATTTTGGTTTTATTGGTTCGATTTGTTATCCAATATTATTGTGCATTTTGTATAAATTTTTTGATTATATATTTAATAGAAACTATAAATTAATTAGAATTTTTATTAAATTAATATTTATATACAATTTGTTAAATTTTGAGCAAGATTTATCTCAATTCACTTTTGTGAAATTACGAGATTTATTATTTCTACTAACGATTATTTACATTCTATATAAAACTATTTTTAAGATCTATAAAAATGAAGATATTATTAATAGGTAA
- a CDS encoding glycosyltransferase family 4 protein, giving the protein MELYADLLIAELEYKKIKADLLLPPVILGNFAFKNNFLIKWLGYIDRFILFLPFLNFISRKYDVIHICDHANSIYLLFLNTEKCLITCHDLHSVKSSFGFYKQHRIKFFGKIYNSLLIYSLKLSKCIVSVSNATLEDLVKIIKIPKSNIVVIHNSLNFNFKKTDTKVSENFNLNELIQHNIKYFLHVGGSAWYKNRQFVLDLFLKLREITEFQDYKLIFAGGKITEFSMRDLSNHIESDQVICMQNPSSEILNILYSRAEALIFPSISEGFGWPVIEAQACGCLVIASDIPSIREISGGAIIFIDPNSIEKSFLNILNDYNRKNILIDMGYKNIAKFDKELMINKYIDLYYKIHNKYF; this is encoded by the coding sequence ATGGAATTGTATGCTGATTTATTAATTGCTGAGCTTGAATATAAAAAAATAAAAGCTGACTTACTACTTCCACCTGTAATACTTGGTAATTTTGCTTTCAAAAATAATTTTTTAATAAAATGGCTTGGCTATATTGATAGATTTATACTTTTTTTACCATTTTTAAATTTTATTTCTCGAAAATATGACGTAATACACATATGCGATCATGCTAATTCAATATATTTATTATTTTTGAATACAGAAAAGTGTTTAATAACATGTCATGATTTACATTCTGTAAAATCATCATTTGGTTTTTATAAGCAACATAGAATAAAATTTTTTGGAAAAATATACAACTCTTTATTAATATATTCACTTAAGTTGTCTAAGTGTATCGTTAGCGTTAGTAATGCTACACTAGAGGACCTGGTTAAGATAATAAAAATTCCAAAGTCAAATATAGTTGTAATACATAATTCTTTAAACTTTAATTTCAAAAAAACCGATACTAAAGTTAGCGAAAACTTTAATTTAAATGAATTAATTCAACACAATATCAAATACTTTCTTCATGTTGGTGGCTCTGCTTGGTATAAAAATAGGCAGTTTGTTTTAGACCTTTTTTTAAAATTACGAGAAATCACTGAATTCCAAGACTATAAGTTAATCTTTGCAGGTGGCAAAATAACTGAATTTTCCATGAGAGATTTATCTAATCATATTGAGTCAGATCAAGTGATTTGTATGCAGAATCCAAGCAGTGAGATTTTGAATATACTATATTCGAGGGCTGAAGCACTAATTTTCCCTTCAATTTCTGAGGGATTTGGCTGGCCTGTAATAGAGGCCCAAGCTTGCGGTTGCTTAGTAATTGCTTCTGATATACCGTCTATCAGAGAAATTTCAGGGGGCGCCATTATTTTTATAGATCCTAATTCTATTGAAAAATCATTTTTAAATATTCTAAATGATTACAATAGAAAAAATATTTTAATAGATATGGGTTATAAAAATATTGCTAAATTTGACAAAGAATTAATGATCAATAAATACATAGATTTATACTATAAAATTCATAATAAATACTTTTGA
- a CDS encoding glycosyltransferase family 9 protein: MKKIIKYALAYTFYFLDSISSLLIGNSVQGKNTVLIFRLDHIGDFLLWNGNVNSLRSKYPRGKYKLVFLANQSWGELVNLNNIFDEVWLVNRKKFIYNYFYRFSIFRKIRNYGFETIINPVFSRDPFWSDPIVRLSNAIFRIGFYGNSLNYNSHYLKNYYDRLYNNMINDINIKSEIEINKIFYMAMGSDEDFKLSKFESNPALLPNLLKDKSYFVLFPGASWSGRRWPPKFFSETANLITENFKFNGVICGALSDIPISTDVINLSKYPLTDLTAKTSLLNLIQIIGNAKLLITNETSAAHIGACTNTPTICIAGGGHFGRFLTYQELLNPPPFLVANYYMDCYGCNWNCKYLKAETSTPCIENVSVEKVFELIIKILN, from the coding sequence ATGAAAAAAATAATAAAGTATGCATTAGCTTATACTTTTTATTTCTTGGACTCTATATCTTCACTATTAATAGGTAATTCTGTTCAAGGAAAAAATACTGTATTAATATTTAGACTAGATCACATTGGTGATTTTTTGTTATGGAATGGAAACGTAAATTCATTGCGTTCAAAATATCCTAGAGGCAAATATAAATTGGTTTTTTTAGCAAATCAATCCTGGGGTGAACTTGTTAATCTAAATAATATATTTGATGAAGTTTGGCTCGTTAATAGAAAAAAATTTATTTATAATTATTTCTACAGATTTTCTATTTTTAGAAAAATCAGAAATTATGGTTTTGAAACAATTATTAATCCTGTATTTTCTAGAGATCCCTTTTGGTCTGATCCCATTGTTAGATTGTCTAATGCGATATTTAGAATCGGATTTTACGGTAATAGTTTAAATTATAATTCACATTATCTTAAAAATTATTATGATAGATTATATAACAATATGATAAATGATATTAATATAAAAAGTGAAATTGAGATTAATAAAATTTTTTATATGGCCATGGGCTCAGATGAAGATTTCAAATTATCTAAATTTGAATCTAACCCTGCTCTGCTACCCAATTTATTGAAGGATAAATCATATTTTGTATTATTTCCTGGGGCTAGCTGGTCAGGTAGACGCTGGCCACCAAAATTTTTTTCTGAAACGGCTAATTTAATCACTGAGAATTTCAAATTTAATGGTGTTATTTGTGGGGCATTATCCGATATCCCTATCTCTACAGATGTTATAAATTTATCAAAATATCCATTAACTGATTTAACTGCAAAAACATCCCTTTTGAACCTTATTCAGATAATTGGTAATGCAAAATTATTGATTACCAATGAAACAAGTGCTGCCCATATTGGAGCATGCACTAATACGCCCACCATTTGTATTGCGGGAGGTGGTCATTTTGGGCGTTTTTTAACATATCAAGAATTATTAAATCCACCCCCTTTTTTAGTGGCAAATTATTATATGGACTGCTATGGATGCAACTGGAATTGTAAATACCTTAAGGCCGAAACTTCAACGCCATGCATTGAAAATGTTTCTGTAGAAAAAGTTTTTGAACTTATCATCAAAATTTTAAATTAA
- a CDS encoding FkbM family methyltransferase, with protein sequence MTFKIIYLRIIKFLYIFSSPLAIFSFLKYGVLMGSEHKTLLKRKFNTIVDIGANRGQFSLAANKWSPNAKIYAFEPLPIPASIFNKIFSNHANTILNSVAIGPSIAKTYMHVSARDDSSSLLEIDDPQVEIFPGTNMFELQEVNVGRLDQFLTSDDFQSPSLLKIDVQGYEFEVLVGCESLLTNIDVIYCECSFIELYKNQKLAFTVIEWLLKREFIFNGFYNSYYDKNGRTVQADFVFIKK encoded by the coding sequence ATGACATTTAAAATTATTTATCTTCGAATTATAAAATTTCTTTATATTTTTTCTTCACCATTGGCAATATTTTCTTTCCTAAAATACGGCGTCTTAATGGGCTCTGAGCACAAGACGTTACTTAAGCGTAAATTTAACACGATAGTCGATATCGGCGCAAATAGAGGGCAATTTTCGCTGGCAGCTAATAAATGGTCTCCAAATGCAAAGATATATGCTTTTGAACCATTGCCAATACCTGCTTCTATTTTTAATAAAATATTTTCTAATCATGCAAATACCATCCTAAATTCCGTTGCCATTGGTCCTTCGATTGCTAAAACATATATGCATGTTTCTGCGCGTGATGATTCCTCATCATTATTAGAGATTGATGACCCGCAAGTTGAAATCTTTCCGGGAACAAATATGTTTGAATTACAGGAGGTAAATGTTGGGAGATTGGATCAATTTCTTACTTCTGACGATTTTCAATCACCATCTTTATTAAAAATTGATGTTCAAGGCTATGAATTCGAGGTATTGGTGGGTTGCGAGAGTCTGCTTACAAATATCGATGTGATTTATTGTGAGTGCTCTTTTATTGAGCTCTACAAAAATCAAAAACTTGCGTTCACAGTAATTGAATGGCTTCTCAAAAGAGAATTTATTTTTAATGGTTTTTACAATTCTTATTATGATAAGAATGGCAGAACCGTACAGGCTGATTTTGTTTTTATAAAAAAATAG
- a CDS encoding glycosyltransferase WbuB, producing MRILINTLNFYPETIGIGKYSGEMARWLVMRGHEVTVITSYPYYPRWRVSDGFKKYFWSREILHGVRVWRCPIWIPTNVTGLTRLIHLATFSLSSFPIMFWKIFWRPNIVMTIEPPFFTSPTALITSKISGAKSILHIQDYEIDAAFNLGILKGVFLKSVILKIEKLLMRQFDLISTISGAMVKKAISKGVQPEKTFFFPNWVDVASSLQPSQGCNIVRASTYIDYRERLQLPMESVVALYSGNMGAKQGLEILGQAAKRFADSDMPLPQLHFVFCGDGVGRNALMDLCSGLKNVRFIDLQPEEQLVNFLTMADIHLLPQRGGAADIVMPSKLGGILASGRPVLACAHIGTELANVSKIGGLVVPPNDLDAFCGALLNLVIDPELRCRLGQAGLQYAVDNLDKDLILGSFEAKLKELAQ from the coding sequence ATGCGAATTTTGATTAATACTCTAAATTTCTATCCCGAGACAATTGGGATTGGAAAGTATTCTGGTGAGATGGCTCGTTGGCTTGTCATGAGGGGTCACGAGGTTACTGTTATTACCTCTTATCCTTATTATCCTAGGTGGAGGGTGAGTGATGGTTTTAAGAAATATTTTTGGAGTAGGGAGATTTTGCATGGCGTAAGGGTTTGGCGCTGCCCAATTTGGATTCCAACCAATGTTACAGGTTTAACAAGGCTTATTCATCTTGCTACTTTTTCTCTTTCATCTTTTCCAATTATGTTTTGGAAAATTTTTTGGCGACCTAATATCGTTATGACAATTGAACCGCCTTTTTTTACTTCGCCTACTGCACTTATAACTAGCAAAATTAGTGGAGCGAAATCTATACTTCACATACAGGACTATGAAATTGATGCCGCTTTTAATTTGGGAATACTAAAAGGGGTATTTTTGAAGAGTGTAATTTTAAAGATTGAAAAATTGCTGATGAGGCAATTTGATTTAATTAGCACCATATCGGGTGCAATGGTTAAAAAAGCTATCAGCAAGGGCGTGCAACCTGAAAAAACTTTCTTTTTCCCAAATTGGGTGGATGTTGCATCAAGTCTCCAGCCTTCTCAAGGCTGTAATATTGTTAGGGCATCAACATACATTGACTACCGAGAGCGGCTCCAGCTCCCAATGGAGTCTGTAGTAGCTTTATATTCTGGAAACATGGGCGCTAAACAAGGCCTTGAAATATTAGGTCAAGCAGCTAAGCGATTTGCCGATTCCGACATGCCCCTTCCTCAGTTACATTTTGTATTTTGCGGCGATGGAGTTGGTCGCAATGCGTTAATGGATCTATGCAGTGGCCTAAAAAATGTACGTTTTATAGATCTCCAGCCTGAAGAGCAGTTAGTAAATTTTTTAACGATGGCAGATATTCATTTGTTGCCTCAACGAGGTGGCGCTGCTGACATAGTAATGCCCAGTAAGCTTGGAGGAATATTAGCAAGTGGAAGGCCTGTGCTAGCATGTGCACACATCGGTACTGAACTTGCCAATGTGTCAAAAATTGGTGGCTTGGTTGTTCCGCCAAATGATCTGGATGCTTTTTGTGGTGCATTATTGAATTTGGTCATAGATCCAGAGCTGAGATGCAGGCTTGGGCAAGCGGGCCTTCAATATGCAGTGGATAATTTAGATAAAGATCTTATATTGGGATCATTTGAGGCCAAGCTAAAAGAATTGGCTCAATGA
- a CDS encoding sugar transferase, with product MSNIEPAEAFPYKAPNSEILVQYPHIFELKEALPSRFFKVLFDKVVAIILLVISAPILLLLKLAFLVEGWLIPENAGPMFFYYNAISAGKVIPKYKIRLIKTKYIEPEGAKRHDWIAFSAEWTPDSRTHVGQFVKKFYLDELPQFWSVLKGDMSVVGPRPLSVLHYERDRAQGNVTRFLLRGGLLGLGHINKGTAEMGNPIYEYEYVDQYLKRSSFGLLCLDLWIIWKGVLVIIKGGGH from the coding sequence ATGAGCAATATTGAACCGGCCGAAGCATTTCCCTATAAAGCACCCAATTCAGAAATACTTGTTCAATACCCCCATATTTTTGAGTTGAAGGAAGCACTCCCTTCTAGATTTTTCAAAGTGCTCTTTGATAAGGTGGTTGCAATTATTCTTCTGGTTATTTCTGCGCCAATACTGTTATTGCTTAAATTAGCTTTTTTAGTTGAGGGCTGGCTTATTCCTGAAAATGCGGGGCCTATGTTTTTCTACTACAATGCAATCAGTGCTGGGAAAGTTATTCCCAAATATAAAATTCGACTAATTAAGACTAAATATATAGAGCCTGAGGGCGCTAAACGACATGATTGGATTGCTTTTTCAGCGGAGTGGACTCCGGATAGTCGCACTCATGTAGGCCAATTTGTGAAAAAATTCTATCTTGATGAGCTGCCACAGTTCTGGAGCGTTCTCAAGGGCGATATGAGTGTTGTTGGACCGCGCCCCTTGTCTGTTTTGCATTATGAGCGAGATCGTGCTCAGGGTAATGTTACAAGATTTTTGTTGCGCGGCGGTCTTTTGGGTTTGGGCCATATTAATAAGGGCACTGCTGAAATGGGCAACCCAATTTATGAATATGAATACGTGGATCAGTACTTAAAGCGCTCCTCCTTTGGTTTATTGTGCCTTGATCTGTGGATTATTTGGAAAGGTGTATTGGTGATTATAAAAGGTGGCGGTCACTAG
- a CDS encoding MraY family glycosyltransferase, whose protein sequence is MWLLILSFVTSVILTGFVIRYQHLHNHVSGDHDFDGPQKFHTAITPRIGGVSILMGIVIATLYQWIVNPTLGTLLVLVLVASLPVFIAGIAEDLTKRVGVKMRLLAGFIAGLLFLWLFDITTMRFGFGALDVWLNHPWFVVLFLAFGVTGLSNAYNIIDGFNGLASMVAIITCLAIAYVAFKVSDPLVLHLAFILIGAIAGFFLWNYPRGLIFLGDGGAYLIGFVIATLSIALVARNSSVSPWFAIMVNAYPIFETLFTIWRRSVHQGKNPGLPDGAHFHSLIYRRIMRWAHPGDQSYWANAKTSPYLWVLSSLGVIPALLWWNSTPALMASAVVFVILYNLTYRQIVTFRTPNWLGRPPQK, encoded by the coding sequence ATGTGGTTGTTAATTCTCTCCTTTGTAACAAGCGTTATCCTCACCGGCTTTGTAATTCGCTATCAGCATTTGCATAACCATGTGAGTGGCGATCATGATTTTGATGGTCCCCAAAAGTTTCATACCGCGATCACCCCCCGTATTGGCGGCGTGTCCATATTGATGGGGATTGTGATTGCAACACTCTACCAATGGATTGTTAACCCAACGCTTGGCACACTCCTCGTGCTTGTATTGGTAGCGAGCCTTCCCGTCTTTATCGCCGGCATTGCGGAAGATCTCACTAAACGCGTGGGTGTGAAAATGCGACTCCTCGCTGGCTTTATCGCAGGGCTTCTATTTTTATGGCTTTTTGATATCACCACCATGCGCTTTGGTTTTGGTGCGCTTGACGTGTGGCTAAACCATCCATGGTTTGTAGTCCTTTTTTTAGCCTTTGGAGTCACGGGGCTCTCGAATGCCTATAACATTATTGATGGCTTTAATGGACTCGCCAGTATGGTCGCCATCATTACCTGCCTTGCGATTGCCTATGTAGCTTTTAAAGTGAGTGATCCCTTGGTGCTGCATCTCGCATTCATTCTGATTGGCGCAATTGCAGGATTTTTTCTGTGGAACTATCCGCGGGGTCTCATTTTTTTAGGCGACGGTGGAGCCTATCTGATTGGCTTTGTGATTGCCACCCTATCGATTGCGTTGGTGGCGCGCAATTCCAGCGTCTCGCCCTGGTTTGCCATCATGGTCAATGCCTATCCGATTTTTGAAACGCTCTTTACGATTTGGCGACGTAGTGTCCATCAAGGCAAGAACCCTGGTCTGCCCGATGGTGCGCATTTTCATAGTCTCATTTACCGACGCATTATGCGCTGGGCTCATCCCGGTGATCAGTCCTATTGGGCCAATGCCAAAACTTCCCCCTACCTGTGGGTACTCTCAAGCTTAGGTGTCATTCCAGCGCTTTTATGGTGGAACTCCACCCCAGCGCTCATGGCAAGTGCCGTAGTTTTTGTGATTCTCTATAACCTCACCTATCGACAAATCGTCACTTTTCGCACCCCCAATTGGTTGGGTCGCCCCCCCCAGAAATAG